The following coding sequences are from one Streptomyces sp. NBC_01232 window:
- a CDS encoding response regulator transcription factor — MIRVLLVDDQPLIRSGFRAFLDLEDDIEVVAEAANGQEGLELAGKHLPDVALIDIQMPVLDGIETTRRIAADPALAGVHVVILTNYGLDEYVFNALSAGAAGFLVKDIEPEDFLHAVRVATRGDALLAPSITRKLINRYVSQPLPNTTGQGLEGLTGREREAVVLVAQGLSNDEIADHMVISPLTAKTHVNRAMTKLHARDRAQLVILAYESGLVTPRNS, encoded by the coding sequence GTGATCCGTGTCCTGCTGGTCGACGACCAGCCGCTCATCCGCAGCGGATTCCGCGCGTTCCTCGACCTCGAAGACGACATCGAGGTCGTGGCCGAAGCCGCCAACGGGCAGGAGGGCCTGGAGCTCGCCGGAAAGCACCTGCCCGACGTCGCACTCATCGACATCCAGATGCCGGTCCTCGACGGCATCGAGACGACCCGGCGCATCGCGGCCGACCCGGCGCTGGCCGGCGTCCACGTCGTCATCCTCACCAACTACGGCCTGGACGAATACGTCTTCAACGCCCTGTCCGCAGGCGCCGCCGGATTCCTCGTCAAGGACATCGAGCCGGAGGACTTCCTGCACGCCGTACGCGTGGCCACGCGCGGAGACGCCCTGCTTGCGCCCTCTATCACCCGCAAGCTCATCAACCGGTACGTCAGCCAGCCGCTCCCGAATACCACCGGGCAGGGGCTGGAAGGGCTGACCGGCCGAGAACGCGAAGCCGTCGTGCTGGTCGCACAGGGCCTGTCCAACGACGAGATCGCGGACCACATGGTGATCAGCCCACTGACCGCGAAAACCCACGTCAACCGGGCCATGACCAAACTCCACGCCCGCGACCGCGCCCAGCTCGTGATCCTCGCCTACGAATCCGGCCTGGTAACCCCACGCAACTCCTGA
- a CDS encoding bifunctional polysaccharide deacetylase/glycosyltransferase family 2 protein: MLLTTLVLTLSAALLLQGYTQHLFDSTPDGAHREQGPGTSVPAGISSGGPVIEGEAARTAAPAARTIALTFDDGPDPVWTPKILDVLRRNAVPATFFTVGTRVAENPDLARRIVDEGHQIGLHSFTHTDLGAASAWRRSLELRETQLVIAGATGVTTPLLRPPYSSTAKALDDADWSAVVQAGQEGYLTILTTLDSEDWRRPGVEQIVAGATPKDTSGQIVLLHDSGGDRTQTVAALEQLVPRLKASGWTFATVGDAVALRGAVQPAATTDRWQGLALITAIRTSDWILEALSWLLWAAGAISLLRAVAVFVAARRHVRMRRKPWGAPVTEPVSVIVPAYNESAGIEAAVRSLVASDHQLEVIVVDDGSTDGTADIVEALRLPGVRVIRQQNAGKPAALNTGIAAASCNLLVMVDGDTVFEPDAVRMLVQPFAHRRVGAVSGNAKVINRGGLLGRWQHIEYVVGFNLDRRLFDLAECMPTVPGAVGAFRREALLRVGGVSDTTLAEDTDLTMALCRDGWRVVYEERAKAWTEAPASLGALWKQRYRWCYGTLQAMWKHRGALAQRGQAGKLGRRGLVYLLMFQVLLPLLAPIVDVFAVYGLVFLDPLRILGLWTAFLLLQVLMGLYAFRLDGERPGPLWSLPLQQFVYRQLMYLVVIQSVFTAVAGSRLRWQRMEGYGSLQAPATPSEPLIAVPPRPSDPSYGRPPAPGAPQVAGAWDGPAGEPHSGYEADPAWAPHDSAPIPHSPQDHIWPSQVHRDL; encoded by the coding sequence CTGTTGCTGACCACCCTCGTGCTCACCCTTTCGGCGGCGCTGCTCCTCCAGGGCTACACCCAGCACCTGTTCGACTCCACCCCCGACGGGGCTCACCGTGAGCAAGGCCCGGGGACGTCCGTGCCGGCGGGGATCAGCTCCGGCGGGCCGGTGATCGAGGGGGAGGCGGCCCGCACCGCTGCCCCGGCGGCCCGCACGATCGCTCTGACCTTCGACGACGGCCCCGACCCCGTCTGGACCCCGAAGATCCTCGACGTGCTGCGCCGCAACGCCGTGCCCGCGACCTTCTTCACCGTCGGCACCCGGGTCGCCGAGAATCCCGACCTCGCCCGCCGGATCGTCGACGAGGGCCACCAGATCGGCCTGCACAGCTTCACCCACACCGATCTCGGCGCCGCGTCCGCCTGGCGGCGTTCCCTGGAACTGCGCGAGACCCAACTCGTCATCGCCGGCGCCACCGGCGTCACCACGCCGCTGCTGCGCCCGCCGTACTCCTCCACCGCCAAGGCGCTCGACGACGCCGACTGGAGCGCCGTCGTCCAGGCCGGGCAGGAGGGGTACCTGACCATCCTGACGACCCTGGACAGCGAGGACTGGCGACGCCCGGGCGTAGAACAGATCGTCGCCGGCGCCACCCCCAAGGACACCTCCGGGCAGATCGTGCTCCTGCACGATTCAGGCGGAGACCGCACGCAGACAGTCGCCGCGCTCGAACAGCTCGTGCCGCGGCTGAAGGCCTCCGGCTGGACGTTCGCCACGGTGGGCGATGCGGTCGCACTCCGGGGGGCCGTGCAGCCCGCCGCGACCACAGACCGGTGGCAGGGCCTCGCCCTGATCACCGCGATCCGTACCAGTGACTGGATCCTCGAAGCCCTCTCGTGGCTGCTGTGGGCAGCGGGCGCGATCAGCCTGCTGCGTGCGGTCGCCGTCTTCGTTGCCGCACGCCGGCACGTACGGATGCGCCGAAAGCCCTGGGGAGCTCCGGTCACCGAACCCGTGAGCGTCATCGTCCCCGCCTACAACGAGAGCGCCGGCATCGAGGCGGCCGTCCGCTCCCTCGTGGCCTCCGACCATCAACTCGAGGTCATCGTCGTCGACGACGGCTCCACGGACGGCACCGCCGACATCGTCGAAGCCCTCCGGTTGCCCGGCGTACGGGTCATCCGGCAGCAGAACGCCGGAAAGCCGGCCGCCCTCAACACGGGTATCGCGGCCGCCTCCTGCAATCTGCTCGTCATGGTCGACGGCGACACCGTCTTCGAACCGGACGCCGTCCGCATGCTCGTCCAGCCCTTCGCCCACCGCCGGGTGGGCGCGGTCTCCGGCAACGCCAAGGTGATCAACCGGGGAGGGCTGCTCGGACGCTGGCAGCACATCGAGTACGTCGTCGGCTTCAACCTGGACCGCCGCCTGTTCGACCTCGCCGAGTGCATGCCCACCGTGCCGGGCGCCGTCGGCGCGTTCCGCCGAGAGGCACTGCTGCGGGTCGGCGGTGTCAGCGACACCACACTCGCCGAGGACACCGACCTCACCATGGCCCTGTGCCGGGACGGCTGGCGCGTTGTCTACGAGGAGCGGGCCAAAGCCTGGACGGAAGCGCCCGCCTCGCTCGGTGCCCTGTGGAAGCAGCGCTACCGGTGGTGCTACGGCACCCTCCAGGCCATGTGGAAGCATCGGGGCGCCCTCGCCCAGCGGGGGCAGGCCGGCAAGCTCGGGCGACGCGGTCTGGTCTACCTGCTGATGTTCCAGGTCCTGCTGCCCCTGCTCGCACCCATCGTGGACGTCTTCGCCGTCTACGGCCTGGTCTTCCTCGACCCCCTGCGCATCCTCGGCCTGTGGACGGCGTTCCTGCTCCTCCAGGTCCTGATGGGCCTGTACGCGTTCCGCCTGGACGGGGAGCGGCCGGGCCCGCTGTGGAGCCTGCCGCTGCAACAGTTCGTCTACCGCCAGCTCATGTACCTGGTGGTGATCCAGTCCGTCTTCACCGCCGTCGCCGGCTCCAGACTGCGCTGGCAGCGGATGGAGGGCTACGGCAGCCTGCAGGCACCCGCCACCCCCTCCGAGCCGCTGATTGCGGTGCCGCCCCGGCCCTCCGACCCTTCGTACGGCCGCCCGCCCGCGCCCGGGGCGCCGCAGGTTGCCGGGGCCTGGGACGGTCCCGCGGGCGAGCCGCACAGCGGCTACGAGGCGGACCCCGCCTGGGCGCCCCATGACTCGGCACCGATCCCGCACAGCCCGCAGGACCACATCTGGCCCTCTCAGGTCCACCGCGACCTGTAG